From Panthera uncia isolate 11264 chromosome E1, Puncia_PCG_1.0, whole genome shotgun sequence, one genomic window encodes:
- the HAGH gene encoding hydroxyacylglutathione hydrolase, mitochondrial isoform X3 — MVLGRGLLGLRSVSALGAACARRGLGPALLGVLLHHTDCRKSSTMDQGTLRVELLPALTDNYMYLIIDGETKEAAIVDPVQPQKVVETVRKHGVKLTTVLTTHHHWDHAGGNEKLVKLEPGLKVCGGDDRIGALTHKVTHLSTLQVGSLNVKCLSTPCHTSGHICYFVSKPGSSEPPAVFTGDTLFVAGCGKFYEGTADEMYKALLEILGRLPPDTRVYCGHEYTINNLKFARHVEPNNTAIQEKLAWAKEKYGIGEPTVPSTIAEEFTYNPFMRVREKTVQQHAGETDPVTTMRAIRKEKDHFKVPRD; from the exons ATGGTGCTGGGCCGCGGGCTGCTCGGCCTCCGGAGCGTCTCCGCACTGGGAGCCGCCTGCGCCCGCCGCGGCCTGG GTCCGGCCCTGCTGGGTGTCCTTCTCCATCACACGGACTGTAGGAAGAGCTCCACCATGGACCAGGGAACCCTGAGGGTCGAGTTGCTGCCCGCGCTGACCGACAACTACATGTACCTGATCATCGACGGCGAGACCAAGGAGGCCGCCATCGTGGACCCGGTGCAGCCTCAGAAG GTCGTAGAAACGGTGAGAAAGCACGGCGTGAAGCTGACCACAGTGCTCACCACCCACCACCACTG GGACCACGCTGGTGGGAACGAGAAGCTGGTCAAGTTGGAGCCTGGGTTGAAGGTGTGTGGGGGCGATGACCGGATCGGGGCGCTGACTCACAAGGTCACGCATCTGTCCACACTGCAG GTGGGGTCTCTCAACGTCAAGTGCCTGTCGACACCGTGCCACACTTCTGGCCACATCTGCTACTTCGTGAGCAAGCCCGGGAGCTCTGAGCCTCCTGCTGTGTTCACAG GCGACACCTTGTTCGTGGCTGGCTGTGGGAAGTTCTACGAAGGGACAGCGGACGAGATGTACAAAGCCCTGCTTGAGATCCTGGGCCGGCTCCCTCCAGACACG AGAGTGTACTGCGGCCACGAATATACCATCAACAACCTCAAGTTCGCGCGCCACGTGGAGCCCAACAATACTGCCATTCAGGAGAAACTGGCCTGGGCCAAG GAGAAGTACGGTATCGGGGAGCCCACAGTGCCGTCCACCATCGCGGAGGAGTTCACCTACAACCCGTTCATGAGAGTGAG GGAGAAGACGGTGCAGCAGCATGCCGGCGAGACGGACCCGGTGACCACCATGAGGGCCATCCGCAAAGAGAAGGACCATTTCAAGGTGCCCCGGGACTGA
- the HAGH gene encoding hydroxyacylglutathione hydrolase, mitochondrial isoform X2, whose amino-acid sequence MVLGRGLLGLRSVSALGAACARRGLGPALLGVLLHHTDCRKSSTMDQGTLRVELLPALTDNYMYLIIDGETKEAAIVDPVQPQKVVETVRKHGVKLTTVLTTHHHWDHAGGNEKLVKLEPGLKVCGGDDRIGALTHKVTHLSTLQVGSLNVKCLSTPCHTSGHICYFVSKPGSSEPPAVFTGDTLFVAGCGKFYEGTADEMYKALLEILGRLPPDTRVYCGHEYTINNLKFARHVEPNNTAIQEKLAWAKEKYGIGEPTVPSTIAEEFTYNPFMRVSLAFGFHREKTVQQHAGETDPVTTMRAIRKEKDHFKVPRD is encoded by the exons ATGGTGCTGGGCCGCGGGCTGCTCGGCCTCCGGAGCGTCTCCGCACTGGGAGCCGCCTGCGCCCGCCGCGGCCTGG GTCCGGCCCTGCTGGGTGTCCTTCTCCATCACACGGACTGTAGGAAGAGCTCCACCATGGACCAGGGAACCCTGAGGGTCGAGTTGCTGCCCGCGCTGACCGACAACTACATGTACCTGATCATCGACGGCGAGACCAAGGAGGCCGCCATCGTGGACCCGGTGCAGCCTCAGAAG GTCGTAGAAACGGTGAGAAAGCACGGCGTGAAGCTGACCACAGTGCTCACCACCCACCACCACTG GGACCACGCTGGTGGGAACGAGAAGCTGGTCAAGTTGGAGCCTGGGTTGAAGGTGTGTGGGGGCGATGACCGGATCGGGGCGCTGACTCACAAGGTCACGCATCTGTCCACACTGCAG GTGGGGTCTCTCAACGTCAAGTGCCTGTCGACACCGTGCCACACTTCTGGCCACATCTGCTACTTCGTGAGCAAGCCCGGGAGCTCTGAGCCTCCTGCTGTGTTCACAG GCGACACCTTGTTCGTGGCTGGCTGTGGGAAGTTCTACGAAGGGACAGCGGACGAGATGTACAAAGCCCTGCTTGAGATCCTGGGCCGGCTCCCTCCAGACACG AGAGTGTACTGCGGCCACGAATATACCATCAACAACCTCAAGTTCGCGCGCCACGTGGAGCCCAACAATACTGCCATTCAGGAGAAACTGGCCTGGGCCAAG GAGAAGTACGGTATCGGGGAGCCCACAGTGCCGTCCACCATCGCGGAGGAGTTCACCTACAACCCGTTCATGAGAGTGAG CCTGGCCTTCGGCTTCCACAGGGAGAAGACGGTGCAGCAGCATGCCGGCGAGACGGACCCGGTGACCACCATGAGGGCCATCCGCAAAGAGAAGGACCATTTCAAGGTGCCCCGGGACTGA
- the HAGH gene encoding hydroxyacylglutathione hydrolase, mitochondrial isoform X1 translates to MVLGRGLLGLRSVSALGAACARRGLGPALLGVLLHHTDCRKSSTMDQGTLRVELLPALTDNYMYLIIDGETKEAAIVDPVQPQKVVETVRKHGVKLTTVLTTHHHWDHAGGNEKLVKLEPGLKVCGGDDRIGALTHKVTHLSTLQVGSLNVKCLSTPCHTSGHICYFVSKPGSSEPPAVFTGDTLFVAGCGKFYEGTADEMYKALLEILGRLPPDTRVYCGHEYTINNLKFARHVEPNNTAIQEKLAWAKEVEKEFSGGVNTGGSRECSKTPSLFSPEGEDQRLATSLHLDLPPDPYLASHQQLKDHLLPPLVTFGGGTGTLGSEGPACGC, encoded by the exons ATGGTGCTGGGCCGCGGGCTGCTCGGCCTCCGGAGCGTCTCCGCACTGGGAGCCGCCTGCGCCCGCCGCGGCCTGG GTCCGGCCCTGCTGGGTGTCCTTCTCCATCACACGGACTGTAGGAAGAGCTCCACCATGGACCAGGGAACCCTGAGGGTCGAGTTGCTGCCCGCGCTGACCGACAACTACATGTACCTGATCATCGACGGCGAGACCAAGGAGGCCGCCATCGTGGACCCGGTGCAGCCTCAGAAG GTCGTAGAAACGGTGAGAAAGCACGGCGTGAAGCTGACCACAGTGCTCACCACCCACCACCACTG GGACCACGCTGGTGGGAACGAGAAGCTGGTCAAGTTGGAGCCTGGGTTGAAGGTGTGTGGGGGCGATGACCGGATCGGGGCGCTGACTCACAAGGTCACGCATCTGTCCACACTGCAG GTGGGGTCTCTCAACGTCAAGTGCCTGTCGACACCGTGCCACACTTCTGGCCACATCTGCTACTTCGTGAGCAAGCCCGGGAGCTCTGAGCCTCCTGCTGTGTTCACAG GCGACACCTTGTTCGTGGCTGGCTGTGGGAAGTTCTACGAAGGGACAGCGGACGAGATGTACAAAGCCCTGCTTGAGATCCTGGGCCGGCTCCCTCCAGACACG AGAGTGTACTGCGGCCACGAATATACCATCAACAACCTCAAGTTCGCGCGCCACGTGGAGCCCAACAATACTGCCATTCAGGAGAAACTGGCCTGGGCCAAG gaggtggagaaggaattCTCAGGAGGAGTGAATACTGGAGGAAGCAGGGAATGTTCTAAAACACCCAGCTTGTTTTCACCAGAAGGGGAGGATCAGAGATTAGCGACAAGCCTTCATCTTGACCTCCCGCCAGACCCCTACTTGGCATCCCACCAGCAGTTGAAGGATCACCTCTTGCCACCACTGGTCACGTTTGGGGGTGGCACCGGGACCCTCGGGTCTGAGGGCCCTGCGTGTGGATGCTGA
- the FAHD1 gene encoding acylpyruvase FAHD1, mitochondrial, whose product MAAPRPLSRFWEWGKNIVCVGRNYAEHAREMQSAVPSEPVLFLKPSTAYAPEGSAILMPAYSRNLHHELELGVVMGRRGRAVPEAAAMDYVAGYALCLDMTARDVQDECKKKGLPWTLAKSFTASCPVSAFVPKEKIPDPHNLKLWLKVNGELRQEGDTSSMIFSIPYIISYVSKIMTLEEGDIILTGTPKGVGPVKENDEIQAGIHGVVSMRFKVERPEY is encoded by the coding sequence ATGGCAGCCCCCAGGCCGTTGTCCCGCTtctgggagtgggggaagaacatCGTGTGCGTGGGCAGGAACTACGCGGAGCACGCCAGGGAGATGCAGAGCGCCGTGCCGAGCGAGCCGGTGCTCTTCCTGAAGCCGTCCACCGCCTACGCCCCCGAGGGCTCGGCCATCCTCATGCCGGCCTACAGCCGCAACCTGCACCACGAGCTCGAGCTGGGCGTGGTAATGGGCAGGCGCGGCCGCGCGGTGCCCGAGGCCGCGGCCATGGACTACGTGGCCGGCTATGCCCTGTGCCTGGACATGACCGCCAGAGACGTGCAGGACGAGTGCAAGAAGAAGGGGCTGCCCTGGACCCTCGCCAAGAGCTTCACGGCCTCCTGCCCCGTCAGCGCGTTCGTGCCCAAGGAGAAGATCCCCGACCCTCACAACCTGAAGCTCTGGCTCAAGGTCAACGGCGAACTAAGGCAGGAGGGTGACACGTCCTCCATGATCTTTTCCATCCCCTACATCATCAGCTACGtttctaagatcatgaccttggaAGAAGGAGACATTATCTTGACCGGGACGCCAAAGGGAGTCGGACCCGTTAAAGAAAACGATGAGATCCAGGCTGGCATACACGGGGTCGTCAGTATGAGATTTAAGGTCGAAAGGCCAGAGTACTGA